In the genome of Leptospira koniambonensis, one region contains:
- a CDS encoding glycosyltransferase family 4 protein, with protein MLKKENLKYKPRVAVDARPLSYGITGNSRYLAEVLERLLRPDSPLEYYLYSNKPIHPVFNHLIGITPTFIPSKLPGILWLNFTIPSLIKKHRIDLFWGTLQLLPAFGLKVPTIVNYHDLNFKSAPETMTTANYWQHKIMSPITLKKADKVLCLSQNTKNDILNFLPDLEPKLEVVYPGVQGFGSVSAPEKTLPKNFLFSVGTLEPRKNLGTLVEAYLSLKKEEPNFPYPLVLAGRLGWKSEGLTSLLKEGGLEKDGVYFIENPDDSKLGWLYKNCSYFIFPSLHEGFGLPLLEAIRENKPCIASDIPVFHEALDEFTDSFVSPKDLEAWKNALSLTGKKGIYGRKPSRNDWSWDSTAKQIENSLVELWKSRKKNS; from the coding sequence ATGCTAAAAAAGGAAAATTTAAAATACAAACCAAGGGTCGCAGTAGATGCGAGGCCATTGTCCTACGGGATCACTGGAAACTCCAGATATCTCGCAGAAGTTCTAGAAAGACTTTTGCGCCCAGATTCTCCTTTAGAATATTATCTTTATTCAAATAAACCAATTCATCCGGTGTTCAATCATTTGATTGGGATCACTCCTACTTTCATTCCAAGCAAACTTCCTGGGATTTTATGGTTAAACTTTACTATACCTTCCTTGATAAAAAAGCATAGGATAGATCTATTCTGGGGGACCTTACAGTTACTTCCCGCATTCGGTCTGAAAGTTCCTACCATAGTAAATTATCATGATCTAAATTTTAAATCTGCGCCAGAGACAATGACCACTGCTAATTATTGGCAGCATAAGATCATGTCACCGATCACTTTAAAAAAAGCAGATAAGGTTCTATGTCTTTCTCAAAATACAAAGAACGATATTTTAAATTTTTTACCTGACTTAGAACCAAAATTAGAAGTAGTTTATCCAGGAGTCCAAGGTTTTGGATCAGTATCTGCACCCGAAAAAACTCTACCTAAAAATTTCTTATTCTCTGTAGGTACATTAGAACCTAGAAAAAATTTAGGCACTCTTGTAGAAGCTTATCTTTCCTTAAAGAAAGAAGAACCTAATTTCCCCTACCCTCTAGTTTTAGCAGGAAGACTTGGTTGGAAATCAGAAGGTCTAACCTCTCTTTTAAAAGAAGGTGGTTTGGAGAAGGACGGAGTTTACTTTATAGAAAATCCGGATGATTCTAAATTAGGTTGGTTATATAAAAATTGTTCTTATTTTATTTTCCCTTCTTTGCATGAAGGTTTTGGTCTACCCTTACTAGAGGCAATCAGAGAAAACAAACCTTGTATCGCTTCTGATATTCCGGTGTTTCATGAAGCCTTAGATGAGTTTACAGATTCTTTTGTATCTCCTAAGGATTTAGAAGCTTGGAAAAACGCACTTTCCCTGACTGGTAAAAAAGGGATCTATGGCAGAAAGCCGAGCAGAAACGATTGGTCTTGGGATTCTACCGCAAAACAGATCGAAAACTCTCTCGTAGAACTTTGGAAATCAAGAAAGAAAAACTCCTAG
- a CDS encoding glycosyltransferase family 87 protein — MRIDLKKSGPVLAFSLLLVFLYANGFSRTSQSSDFSDYYEASRNFKQGKDLYSLDELSEVIQELESGKFKMEQIFDPEVFFRIKAKMENLGSYIYPPTFAFLLIPISSLPFEVASGIFFTINFAALILSLFLIGKLLGREKSFLFLSAVLLLSLRFVENHQNNNQVGFLLLFMILVSVSVQKDWLSGLVLALAIVIKITPAAFLFYFLYKKRPMVIVYTIIFVLGWIALPALYNPEFTWKMNQTWYDLILDKYLKSPALRAWKNNQSLNSTLAKYFLAYSDLLNQGRFGMPFTTLTVNQVKIISGILSLGIAGPYLYRVFKGASEGFVLSGLFFFSIIFSGISWIHAFVFLLFPTAFALSKLWPEQGQPLLIWEKWKSKLIEYRSATIFISVSILVLLLNRSFIGNMAEEAILMFSFLLYTSLIQYVCIFYSDRTS; from the coding sequence ATGCGGATCGACCTCAAAAAATCCGGCCCTGTTTTAGCATTTTCTTTACTCTTAGTTTTCCTTTACGCAAACGGGTTCAGCCGAACCAGCCAATCTTCCGATTTTTCGGATTATTACGAAGCTTCTCGTAATTTCAAACAAGGCAAAGATCTATATAGCCTGGACGAACTGTCAGAAGTCATCCAAGAACTCGAAAGCGGCAAATTCAAAATGGAACAAATATTTGATCCGGAAGTGTTCTTTAGGATCAAAGCAAAAATGGAAAATTTAGGCTCTTATATTTATCCGCCAACTTTTGCATTCTTACTCATCCCAATTTCCAGCCTTCCGTTTGAAGTGGCCTCAGGGATATTTTTCACAATCAATTTTGCTGCATTGATCTTAAGCCTTTTCTTGATTGGGAAACTTTTAGGAAGAGAGAAATCCTTTTTATTCTTATCTGCAGTTTTACTTTTATCCTTACGGTTTGTTGAAAACCACCAAAACAATAACCAAGTCGGATTCTTACTCTTATTTATGATCTTGGTTTCAGTTTCAGTCCAAAAGGATTGGTTGTCTGGACTCGTCTTAGCTCTTGCAATCGTGATCAAGATCACTCCTGCTGCTTTCTTATTTTATTTCTTATACAAAAAAAGACCGATGGTGATCGTTTATACGATTATCTTTGTTTTAGGCTGGATCGCGCTACCAGCATTGTACAATCCAGAATTCACATGGAAGATGAACCAAACCTGGTACGATTTAATTTTAGATAAGTATCTTAAGTCTCCTGCTTTGCGCGCTTGGAAAAATAACCAAAGTTTGAATTCTACCCTAGCTAAGTATTTTTTAGCATATTCTGATTTGTTAAATCAGGGAAGATTTGGAATGCCGTTTACTACGTTAACGGTAAATCAAGTAAAGATCATCTCCGGAATTTTAAGTTTAGGAATTGCAGGCCCTTATTTGTATAGAGTGTTTAAAGGAGCCTCGGAAGGATTTGTTCTATCTGGGCTATTTTTCTTTTCCATTATTTTCAGTGGGATCTCCTGGATACATGCATTCGTTTTCTTATTATTCCCAACTGCATTTGCTCTTTCCAAACTTTGGCCGGAACAAGGACAACCACTTCTTATTTGGGAAAAATGGAAATCAAAATTGATAGAATACAGATCTGCTACGATCTTTATCTCTGTGTCCATATTAGTATTACTCTTAAACAGAAGTTTTATAGGAAATATGGCAGAAGAAGCAATCTTGATGTTCTCCTTCTTATTATATACTTCTTTAATACAATATGTATGCATATTCTATTCGGATAGAACTAGCTAG
- a CDS encoding LIC20162 family protein produces the protein MNKSDISKSVWWNWENSEPEVRSSKIKKSKLRINYIPPFFAILVYGVFLVYLFPLRTLVSTWIFKFVELLQITKVLKLSLLTDKRLYDYTALFVISYIAFAFFLDLIRFLRKNLFQTFVTEENRLAVTKWGLLGKETIRWNPDQTGLQIHHKSGWFRSLLGFEKLSFRIHLSETENSILAESPYFFSKSNQDFLSSVFRSV, from the coding sequence ATGAATAAATCCGATATATCTAAATCCGTATGGTGGAATTGGGAGAACTCCGAACCGGAAGTTAGGTCCTCCAAGATCAAAAAAAGTAAATTAAGGATCAATTATATACCTCCTTTCTTTGCGATCTTGGTCTATGGAGTATTTTTAGTTTATTTATTCCCTTTAAGAACCTTAGTTTCCACTTGGATTTTCAAATTTGTAGAACTACTACAAATCACTAAGGTATTAAAACTTTCTCTATTAACTGACAAAAGATTATACGATTACACTGCCCTATTTGTGATCTCTTATATCGCATTTGCATTCTTTTTAGATCTGATCAGATTTTTAAGAAAGAACCTTTTCCAAACTTTTGTTACCGAAGAAAATAGACTCGCAGTTACCAAATGGGGATTATTAGGAAAAGAAACTATTCGTTGGAATCCAGACCAAACTGGTTTACAGATCCATCATAAATCAGGATGGTTCCGTTCTCTTTTAGGTTTTGAAAAATTATCTTTTAGGATCCATCTTTCAGAAACTGAAAATTCAATACTCGCAGAATCTCCTTATTTCTTCTCTAAAAGTAATCAGGATTTTTTATCTTCCGTATTTAGATCAGTTTAA
- the queA gene encoding tRNA preQ1(34) S-adenosylmethionine ribosyltransferase-isomerase QueA, which produces MEFQDLSDFDFELPEDQIAKFPAAKRDKSRLLVLGRTQNFLKEETEFSKILNYLQEGDVLVANATRVSKRRVFLTTKTGRRHEAMFLSEIEPGLWKTLTRNSKKLKIGDSISDETTGKFLFSVVRKEEEFTIFQSGIPLDENSFETIGRTPIPPYFKRESTSEDDVRYQTVYSKNLGSVAAPTAGLHFTPELLEELKKRNIEFLNLELKVGYGTFQSLNEDHFTNKKLHEEEFDLPLETKNVLDSAKKNGKRIISVGTTTLRALESAYDPNTKTFRSGEGKTRLFLQPEDSILSCEGLITNFHLPQSSLLLLVSAFSEKEKILKAYKFAIEQNFRFFSYGDSMLILDPEKI; this is translated from the coding sequence ATGGAATTCCAAGATCTATCCGATTTTGATTTCGAACTTCCCGAAGACCAGATCGCAAAATTTCCTGCGGCTAAAAGAGATAAGAGTAGGCTGCTTGTTTTAGGAAGGACCCAAAATTTTTTAAAAGAAGAAACAGAGTTTTCCAAAATATTAAACTATCTCCAAGAAGGAGATGTACTGGTAGCAAATGCAACCAGAGTTTCCAAACGAAGAGTGTTCCTAACTACTAAAACAGGAAGAAGACATGAGGCAATGTTCCTTTCTGAAATAGAACCTGGGCTTTGGAAAACACTTACTCGAAATTCTAAAAAGTTGAAGATCGGAGATAGCATCTCAGACGAAACAACTGGGAAATTCCTTTTTTCAGTCGTACGAAAAGAAGAAGAATTTACTATCTTTCAGTCTGGAATACCTCTCGATGAAAATTCATTTGAGACAATAGGCCGCACTCCAATTCCTCCTTACTTCAAAAGAGAAAGTACATCTGAAGACGATGTACGCTACCAAACTGTGTATTCTAAAAATTTGGGTTCAGTTGCAGCTCCCACAGCAGGATTACATTTTACTCCAGAATTATTAGAAGAGTTGAAAAAACGAAACATAGAATTTCTAAACCTAGAACTGAAAGTTGGTTACGGTACATTCCAGTCCTTGAACGAAGATCATTTTACGAATAAAAAATTACATGAAGAAGAATTTGATCTTCCTCTTGAAACCAAAAACGTTTTGGATTCTGCTAAGAAAAATGGTAAAAGGATAATTTCTGTAGGCACTACTACGTTAAGAGCCTTGGAATCAGCTTATGATCCAAACACTAAAACTTTCAGATCAGGAGAAGGAAAAACAAGACTGTTTTTACAGCCGGAAGATTCTATCCTAAGTTGCGAAGGTCTGATCACTAATTTTCACCTTCCTCAAAGTAGCTTACTTTTGTTAGTAAGTGCCTTTTCTGAAAAAGAAAAAATACTGAAGGCATATAAATTTGCTATAGAACAAAATTTTCGTTTCTTTTCCTACGGAGATTCTATGCTGATTTTGGATCCTGAAAAAATCTGA
- a CDS encoding AAA family ATPase encodes MLRKVLPGQTEIRFKAAKPAKLNGLPDFLVFHKEEVRTFRQALGNPGLFRHILITGPEIEANLLQFGQYLEEIVKDQPVIAEPNPTLLSLAGFPVENKYRPGKISEANGGLLLLPIKPFVEDPDLYYFLKGVLLTGKIDFLSLPEGSDSTNINRFHPSIDSRFRLILVGEETEVDSISQIDADFYGSFDFKIHMPYEISLEKSWLPVFSGLVKSWEKPGYPPLDQAALDSLLELALRWNDSQTRLSLHLSELRSFVREVLAFNNKGKKAVGRAEIEAGPSLIQKRTAIHKRKYIENIKEGLISVPLKGKKTGRINGLSVILLQSSLLDFGQVNQVSARVSLGSGNLINIEREVNLSGSLHDKGVFILQSYIKGMFSHTQSFGLDASILFEQNSSPIDGDSASCAELLALLSALSGLEIPCNIAVTGALSQYGDILPVGSVNTKIQAWFDVIRLTGSTREKYKIYIPKDNMRDLNLPREIRESMRKGNFQIFSCSHVEDLIPDIFGVPAGRISKSGKYPNGSLFRIIEERIDRKRDGEEN; translated from the coding sequence GTGTTAAGAAAGGTTCTTCCTGGGCAAACTGAAATTAGATTTAAAGCGGCAAAGCCGGCTAAATTAAACGGACTGCCTGACTTTTTAGTATTTCATAAGGAAGAGGTGAGAACATTCCGCCAAGCCCTTGGCAACCCAGGACTCTTCCGACATATCCTAATCACCGGTCCAGAGATAGAAGCAAACCTTTTGCAATTCGGACAATACCTAGAAGAGATTGTAAAAGACCAACCTGTAATCGCAGAACCAAATCCTACATTATTATCCTTAGCAGGATTTCCTGTTGAGAACAAGTATAGGCCAGGAAAAATTTCAGAAGCAAACGGCGGACTTTTACTTCTTCCAATCAAACCATTTGTAGAAGATCCGGATCTTTATTATTTTCTGAAAGGTGTGCTCTTAACTGGTAAGATAGATTTTCTTTCTCTTCCAGAAGGTTCCGATTCAACCAATATCAATCGATTTCATCCAAGTATAGATTCTAGATTTAGACTTATCTTAGTGGGAGAAGAAACTGAAGTAGATTCTATCTCTCAGATAGACGCTGACTTTTACGGAAGTTTTGATTTTAAAATTCACATGCCTTACGAGATCAGTTTGGAAAAATCCTGGCTTCCTGTTTTTTCTGGACTCGTTAAATCTTGGGAGAAGCCGGGTTATCCTCCTTTGGACCAAGCAGCTCTGGATTCACTTCTAGAACTTGCACTTAGATGGAACGATAGCCAGACTAGACTTTCTTTACATCTTTCAGAGCTTCGTTCTTTTGTAAGGGAAGTATTAGCATTTAATAATAAAGGTAAGAAGGCAGTGGGAAGGGCAGAGATAGAAGCGGGTCCTTCTCTCATCCAAAAAAGAACTGCCATCCATAAAAGAAAATATATAGAAAATATCAAAGAAGGTCTTATCTCAGTCCCGCTCAAAGGAAAGAAGACAGGGCGGATCAATGGACTTTCCGTAATTTTGCTGCAGTCTTCTTTACTCGACTTTGGACAAGTGAATCAAGTATCTGCCAGGGTTTCCTTGGGCTCCGGAAACCTGATCAATATAGAAAGAGAAGTAAATCTTTCCGGAAGCCTTCACGATAAGGGAGTTTTTATCCTGCAGTCCTATATCAAAGGAATGTTTTCTCATACCCAATCTTTTGGTTTGGATGCTTCTATTCTATTTGAACAAAATAGTTCTCCAATCGATGGGGACTCAGCAAGTTGTGCAGAACTTCTGGCACTTCTTTCTGCGCTTTCCGGCTTGGAGATACCTTGTAATATTGCAGTAACTGGCGCTCTTTCTCAGTACGGAGATATTCTTCCTGTAGGTTCAGTGAACACTAAGATCCAGGCCTGGTTTGATGTGATCCGACTCACGGGCTCTACTCGAGAGAAATACAAAATTTATATTCCTAAAGATAATATGAGGGATCTGAATCTTCCCCGCGAGATCCGAGAAAGTATGAGAAAGGGAAATTTCCAGATATTCTCCTGCTCTCATGTAGAAGATCTAATTCCAGATATTTTCGGTGTTCCAGCTGGTCGGATCTCCAAATCAGGAAAATACCCGAACGGCTCGCTTTTTAGGATCATAGAAGAGCGAATAGACCGCAAACGAGACGGGGAAGAGAATTAA